Proteins encoded in a region of the Streptomyces sp. NBC_01298 genome:
- a CDS encoding DUF397 domain-containing protein — MTTTDTPRWFKSSYSDNGGTCVEVSDHLAGSLGIVPVRDSKVSGGPVLSFPIAAFSAFVASVKTDQLGAL; from the coding sequence GTGACGACCACCGACACCCCCCGTTGGTTCAAGTCCTCCTACAGCGACAACGGCGGAACCTGCGTAGAGGTGTCCGACCACCTCGCCGGCTCGCTCGGCATCGTCCCCGTTCGGGACTCAAAGGTTTCCGGCGGTCCCGTGCTCAGCTTCCCCATCGCCGCGTTTTCCGCGTTCGTCGCGAGCGTCAAGACCGACCAGCTCGGCGCGCTCTAG
- a CDS encoding helix-turn-helix domain-containing protein: MDISNEGRRKPFISETARELLREMHGGRAVCKDEPAIDELLALGLAKWATLPAAYVASDTRDAERAYTQRMAQEIRSALHRIESMHAFADDLRGIEGGAGDGGVQVIEDTREVTVALGRVAGSAKFSVLTAHPKIRKQDTLDRALPTDLAMLARGVTFRTIYLDNARSRVPEQGYAAAMTAAGAEVRTALPGFERMIIADERIAFLADHLGDPERVPALMVTHPSLVKLFVNVFWQQWDRAEPWTGEPRLADSITTPRSRRMLRRLSEGKNIKAIAAELDVSVSTLYADRNALHAATDTTTEFQLAIWWATSEQARREREKDR; this comes from the coding sequence ATGGACATCTCGAATGAGGGGCGCCGGAAACCGTTCATATCGGAAACGGCACGCGAGCTACTCCGGGAGATGCACGGGGGTCGAGCCGTGTGCAAGGACGAGCCCGCCATTGACGAGTTGCTCGCCCTTGGCTTGGCCAAGTGGGCCACACTTCCAGCGGCCTACGTTGCTTCGGACACTCGGGATGCCGAGCGCGCGTACACACAGCGCATGGCGCAGGAGATCCGGTCAGCCCTGCACCGCATCGAGTCCATGCATGCGTTTGCCGATGACCTGCGGGGGATCGAAGGGGGCGCGGGCGACGGTGGCGTACAGGTCATCGAGGACACTCGCGAGGTGACCGTTGCCCTTGGGCGGGTAGCGGGCTCAGCCAAGTTCAGCGTGCTCACAGCTCACCCCAAGATCCGGAAGCAAGACACGTTGGATCGCGCACTGCCAACGGACCTAGCGATGCTGGCACGCGGGGTAACCTTCCGCACCATCTATCTGGACAACGCGCGAAGTCGGGTTCCTGAGCAAGGCTATGCAGCCGCTATGACAGCAGCCGGCGCGGAGGTCCGTACAGCGCTGCCCGGCTTCGAGCGCATGATCATCGCCGATGAGCGCATTGCCTTTCTTGCAGACCATCTTGGGGACCCGGAACGCGTACCGGCCCTGATGGTCACGCACCCGAGCCTGGTCAAGCTCTTCGTAAACGTCTTCTGGCAACAGTGGGACCGTGCCGAGCCGTGGACAGGCGAGCCCCGACTTGCGGACTCGATTACAACGCCCCGCAGTCGACGCATGCTTCGGCGACTGTCCGAGGGCAAGAACATCAAGGCCATTGCTGCCGAGCTCGACGTTTCTGTGTCGACGCTATACGCGGACCGGAACGCCTTGCATGCGGCAACGGACACAACTACCGAGTTTCAGCTTGCTATTTGGTGGGCCACGTCCGAGCAAGCTCGCCGAGAGCGCGAGAAGGACCGATGA
- a CDS encoding sigma factor, translating to MTHFTAEQIAAAKGNDIDAVSAVIAETETLIIQRANEYAKASGRIDRDLAEDLAQEGRIMVWQCLAKFEGETPREFMAYLDKALRTAMADQWRSIRRPGVSERTARDFELAITLAGGYPYDAVRVACTDAMGPRKMSRERAYAALLSWLGIDSLDRPYNERDFGEYFTLGDVIAFKSGVPADLVDSTDYASTSRKAVRDQVHFVLGKLSDRQRHVLKADHGIAPVGFYGDGPDSVLADDMGATPYQVKQARVKGKARFAALYQAGATA from the coding sequence ATGACGCACTTCACCGCAGAGCAGATAGCAGCGGCCAAGGGAAATGACATTGACGCCGTTTCCGCAGTCATCGCGGAAACCGAGACCTTGATAATTCAGCGAGCCAACGAGTACGCAAAGGCTTCGGGGCGCATAGACCGCGATCTTGCGGAGGATCTTGCACAGGAAGGCCGCATAATGGTCTGGCAGTGCCTTGCAAAGTTCGAAGGTGAAACACCTCGTGAGTTTATGGCTTACCTGGATAAGGCTCTGCGTACAGCTATGGCCGACCAGTGGCGCTCTATCCGCCGGCCCGGGGTTTCCGAGCGCACCGCACGTGACTTTGAGCTCGCTATCACCCTTGCTGGTGGATACCCGTACGACGCTGTGCGCGTTGCATGCACCGACGCGATGGGGCCGCGCAAGATGTCGCGAGAGCGGGCATACGCTGCACTGCTGTCCTGGCTCGGTATCGATTCTTTGGACCGGCCGTACAACGAGCGCGATTTCGGCGAGTACTTCACACTCGGCGATGTAATCGCGTTCAAGTCCGGTGTACCTGCGGACCTGGTGGACTCGACCGACTACGCGAGCACTTCGCGAAAGGCTGTACGGGACCAAGTCCATTTCGTGCTCGGCAAGTTGAGCGACAGGCAGCGTCACGTACTCAAGGCTGACCACGGCATAGCGCCCGTGGGTTTCTATGGCGACGGCCCGGACTCGGTCCTTGCTGACGACATGGGCGCAACGCCCTACCAGGTCAAGCAAGCGCGCGTGAAGGGGAAAGCTCGGTTTGCCGCGCTCTACCAGGCGGGTGCAACCGCGTGA
- a CDS encoding DNA polymerase, translated as MITYRHQLAGEPVTVHVPETTEDLGEFWTWFYRARARGPIAVDTETTGLDVFSPSFRLRTVQFGDKRDAWVILYERGGSHSTYARDALLRSREILIHNAAYDWLVLGQCAGIPLEELAPHTTDTRILAALCDPRQPQEGGIGTALKPLAARWVDPAAPDTQGGLTAVFRSLGLTKETGWAGIPLTNPTYALYAGLDVLLTARLAPVLQRELARLGVREELVTYEHQIAELCAVMQRRGLLVDQDYAAPLARRLAEEAAEHSAIAARYGVSAVGSPAQVAEALQGMGETLTERTDSGALKVDKAVLLPLADLDRDWQRIGARTPNPVAHAVLHAKRANKWGTSYAERFMSKLDAAGRIHPVISPLAARTGRMSVTDGLHQLPSSDHVIRRAILAEPGHLMISTDFQAIEMRVLAALADVKAMKSGFINGGDAFDIHAYTAHLIKGDAATPKDRKVFKGAGFGKVYGGGVATIARQTGAPESEIAQAVAAYDRAFPEIKRASSRWQRQAFQNGMVFISATGRRLPLDRDRTYAVVNYACQSAARDVLGMAMLNIQSAGLLDYCRLPIHDELLASAPAGEAEEIAREFERCMTFPLYGVPIVAGAEIGGRSWGSLYGADY; from the coding sequence ATGATCACCTATCGACATCAGCTAGCCGGCGAGCCCGTCACAGTGCACGTACCCGAGACCACAGAGGATCTCGGCGAGTTCTGGACATGGTTCTATCGGGCGCGGGCTCGGGGTCCGATCGCTGTAGATACAGAGACGACAGGGTTGGACGTGTTCAGCCCTTCCTTTCGGCTCCGCACGGTGCAGTTCGGCGACAAGCGCGACGCTTGGGTGATTCTGTACGAGCGGGGCGGGTCTCATTCGACTTACGCCCGTGACGCACTCTTGCGGTCACGAGAAATCCTGATTCACAACGCAGCCTATGACTGGCTCGTCCTCGGACAGTGCGCGGGAATCCCGCTCGAAGAGCTCGCCCCACACACCACGGATACCCGAATTCTCGCGGCGCTCTGCGACCCCAGGCAGCCGCAAGAGGGCGGCATAGGAACGGCGCTCAAGCCCCTTGCGGCCCGATGGGTGGACCCTGCCGCCCCGGACACTCAGGGCGGGCTCACAGCCGTATTCAGGTCCCTCGGACTGACCAAGGAAACCGGATGGGCGGGAATCCCTCTCACCAATCCAACCTATGCGCTCTACGCGGGACTTGACGTACTACTGACGGCCCGACTCGCCCCGGTTCTACAGCGCGAGCTCGCACGGCTCGGGGTCCGCGAAGAGCTCGTGACGTACGAGCACCAGATAGCGGAACTGTGCGCGGTCATGCAGCGCCGAGGGCTTCTGGTCGACCAGGACTACGCGGCCCCGCTCGCTCGCCGGCTCGCCGAGGAGGCAGCCGAGCACAGCGCCATAGCGGCCCGATATGGAGTATCCGCAGTCGGCAGCCCCGCACAGGTGGCGGAAGCGCTTCAGGGCATGGGAGAGACGCTTACCGAGCGGACCGACTCCGGCGCGCTCAAAGTTGATAAGGCCGTACTGCTGCCCCTGGCGGACCTTGACCGGGACTGGCAGCGCATCGGGGCGCGGACCCCAAACCCGGTAGCACATGCGGTACTTCACGCCAAGCGCGCCAACAAGTGGGGCACCAGCTACGCCGAGCGGTTCATGTCCAAACTCGACGCTGCGGGACGCATACACCCGGTGATATCGCCTCTCGCGGCACGCACGGGCCGCATGTCTGTCACAGACGGGCTCCATCAGCTTCCGAGCTCGGACCACGTGATTCGCCGCGCCATTCTCGCCGAGCCCGGACACCTCATGATCTCGACAGACTTTCAGGCAATCGAGATGCGCGTGTTGGCAGCCCTCGCCGACGTCAAGGCCATGAAATCCGGATTCATCAACGGCGGTGACGCATTCGATATTCACGCCTACACCGCTCACCTGATCAAGGGCGACGCTGCCACCCCTAAGGATCGGAAGGTGTTCAAGGGGGCCGGATTCGGCAAGGTTTATGGGGGTGGAGTTGCCACCATTGCGAGGCAGACCGGCGCCCCCGAATCTGAAATTGCGCAAGCGGTTGCCGCCTACGACCGGGCCTTCCCCGAGATCAAACGGGCGTCCTCGCGATGGCAGCGACAGGCCTTCCAAAACGGCATGGTGTTTATTTCGGCGACCGGCCGCAGGCTTCCGCTGGACCGTGACCGCACTTACGCCGTAGTCAATTACGCCTGCCAGAGTGCGGCAAGGGATGTCCTCGGGATGGCCATGCTAAATATCCAGTCGGCTGGCCTACTCGACTATTGCCGCTTGCCAATCCATGACGAGCTGTTGGCGTCAGCACCAGCCGGCGAGGCCGAAGAGATTGCCCGCGAGTTCGAGCGGTGCATGACTTTTCCGCTCTACGGAGTGCCCATCGTTGCGGGTGCCGAGATCGGCGGACGGTCTTGGGGGTCGCTGTACGGGGCCGACTACTAG
- a CDS encoding phage/plasmid primase, P4 family: MIAAVRLTWGDLFDVTGPGAVVPAERPKLVPVALTAALAAYADRASLALADFAGDWPQRARTYLADRFGLDLETAADLGLGVDHGDQAGGFPYVSRAYQAYPRLTVPLVGFDGVTRGLQGRDLTGECPGRWLSLANPKGHRWATYGVMRGQGGYSTVLITEGPGDALTAVAVGYDAVAVRGASLAGSPELVAELAEGLRGQLVIICGDNDSAGTGFSSRLAEGLAAHGVDALKLEIPVRDWDLTDWREAAPERFAADLHRAVKGARPVRDTAEREREARSAELANRTGADTVSRDQGAEAAEILSKLVSTFGESDAMNAHALVAWSGGRIRYAAGLGFYTWDGRVWVRSDMRVRQEIHRMGAALVLAGQNQLARGFTMTSRIDALLTELCSVPNVSIEATDFDDRPDVLNFRNGTVDLKTGRLHPHDQADLLTYTLDIDYVPDAQCPRWESFLAEVFPGMPDMPAYIQRLIGYGITGHTTEQGFGVLWGKGANGKSVLVDTITSVFRSITRTTPFSTFEERKSGGIPNDIAALRGARLVMASEGESGKAMSESILKRVTGKDMISARFLRQEFFEFRPSFLLLLATNHKPKFKSQDEGLWRRVKLIPFKRWFSPEERDPALDRKLLAEAEGIAAWAVRGAVAWYRDGLQDPERITGASQEYRETSDPLAGFLPGVLEWADESVTMTGNDAFNIYLEWCEDENLPARERWTRQGFYSAMEERGATKKRNKKGISLGCLRLADESPDAVGPGIFGK, encoded by the coding sequence GTGATTGCAGCGGTGCGGCTCACGTGGGGCGATCTCTTCGACGTGACCGGCCCTGGTGCCGTCGTACCTGCTGAACGTCCCAAGCTCGTTCCCGTCGCGCTGACTGCCGCTCTCGCTGCCTACGCGGACCGGGCCTCGCTCGCCCTCGCGGACTTTGCCGGCGACTGGCCGCAGCGAGCTCGTACCTACCTCGCCGACCGCTTCGGGCTCGACCTAGAGACCGCTGCGGATCTCGGGCTCGGTGTGGACCACGGGGACCAGGCCGGGGGCTTCCCGTACGTGTCCCGTGCCTACCAGGCCTACCCCCGTCTTACGGTCCCCCTGGTCGGATTCGACGGAGTGACCAGGGGCCTACAGGGCCGGGATCTGACGGGCGAGTGTCCGGGCCGATGGCTGTCCCTCGCCAACCCGAAGGGCCATCGTTGGGCCACATACGGCGTGATGCGGGGGCAGGGCGGATACAGCACGGTCCTAATCACTGAGGGGCCCGGAGACGCTCTTACGGCCGTGGCGGTCGGCTATGACGCTGTTGCCGTACGGGGTGCCTCGCTCGCCGGCTCGCCCGAGCTGGTTGCCGAGCTCGCCGAGGGACTGCGCGGACAGCTCGTCATCATCTGCGGGGACAACGACAGCGCGGGAACGGGATTCTCCTCCCGCCTCGCCGAGGGTCTAGCCGCACACGGCGTAGACGCGCTCAAGCTTGAAATACCCGTGCGCGACTGGGACTTGACCGACTGGCGCGAAGCGGCCCCGGAGCGGTTCGCCGCTGATCTACACCGTGCGGTCAAGGGAGCTCGTCCCGTGCGGGATACCGCAGAGCGGGAGCGGGAAGCACGGTCCGCCGAGCTCGCCAACCGGACCGGCGCTGACACCGTGTCCCGCGACCAGGGCGCGGAAGCCGCCGAGATCCTGTCCAAGCTCGTCAGCACATTCGGCGAGAGCGACGCCATGAACGCCCATGCACTCGTCGCGTGGTCCGGGGGCCGCATCCGGTATGCGGCGGGGCTCGGCTTTTACACGTGGGACGGACGGGTTTGGGTCCGCTCCGACATGCGCGTACGGCAGGAAATCCATCGGATGGGGGCCGCGCTCGTCCTCGCCGGACAGAACCAGCTCGCACGCGGATTCACGATGACTTCGCGCATTGACGCTCTGCTAACCGAGCTTTGTTCGGTACCCAACGTCAGCATTGAAGCCACGGACTTTGATGACCGCCCCGACGTGCTCAACTTCCGCAACGGGACAGTCGACTTGAAGACGGGCCGGCTGCACCCGCACGACCAGGCGGACCTACTGACGTACACGCTTGACATTGATTACGTCCCTGATGCTCAGTGCCCCCGCTGGGAATCCTTCCTCGCCGAAGTCTTCCCCGGCATGCCGGACATGCCCGCCTACATTCAGCGGCTCATCGGCTACGGCATTACCGGCCACACCACAGAGCAAGGATTCGGCGTGCTCTGGGGAAAGGGGGCGAACGGTAAGAGCGTACTCGTGGACACCATCACGTCAGTGTTCCGCAGCATCACCCGCACGACTCCGTTCAGCACGTTTGAAGAACGGAAGAGCGGCGGTATTCCAAATGATATCGCGGCACTCCGGGGTGCCCGGCTCGTCATGGCGTCTGAGGGCGAGTCCGGTAAGGCAATGTCGGAATCAATCCTTAAACGCGTGACTGGCAAAGACATGATTTCCGCACGGTTCCTGCGGCAAGAGTTCTTCGAGTTCCGGCCCTCGTTCCTTCTACTCCTCGCCACCAATCACAAACCTAAATTTAAAAGCCAGGATGAAGGGCTTTGGCGCCGCGTCAAGTTGATTCCATTCAAGCGGTGGTTCTCTCCCGAGGAGCGAGACCCCGCACTAGACAGAAAGCTACTCGCCGAGGCAGAAGGGATTGCAGCCTGGGCCGTACGCGGAGCCGTGGCCTGGTATCGGGACGGTCTCCAAGATCCTGAGCGCATTACTGGTGCATCGCAGGAGTACCGAGAGACCTCGGACCCGCTAGCGGGCTTTCTGCCGGGAGTTCTCGAATGGGCGGATGAGTCCGTGACCATGACCGGTAACGACGCGTTCAACATCTACTTGGAATGGTGCGAGGACGAAAACCTACCCGCCCGAGAGCGTTGGACGCGACAGGGTTTCTATTCCGCTATGGAGGAGCGCGGGGCCACCAAGAAGCGCAACAAGAAGGGTATTTCCCTGGGCTGTCTCCGCCTCGCAGACGAAAGCCCTGACGCAGTAGGTCCGGGGATTTTCGGCAAGTAG
- a CDS encoding DNA (cytosine-5-)-methyltransferase has product MPTPTASDASRGPDFAKADRPGAGGDDLVTAVARIFDKERAHKLFKTPTANLGSNGAAQHPDKRRAGGHGPNLDDEVSFLLPVDPDIAEETPGAFHSPPEWWAEFAPAVHRWETLMGTPAPIPVEFGPRGGRRLASVFAEWLMGLPRGWITHIPGLNRARQLKAAGNGVVSQQAFTAYLHLLNYKEETNG; this is encoded by the coding sequence TTGCCGACTCCGACAGCCTCCGACGCATCGCGCGGACCTGATTTCGCAAAAGCGGACCGGCCCGGAGCCGGCGGGGACGATCTCGTTACCGCAGTTGCCCGAATCTTCGATAAGGAGCGGGCACACAAGCTGTTCAAAACCCCTACGGCAAATCTCGGGTCGAACGGGGCTGCACAGCATCCTGATAAGCGCCGCGCGGGTGGGCACGGACCGAATCTCGACGATGAGGTTAGTTTCCTGCTGCCCGTAGATCCGGACATTGCCGAGGAGACCCCGGGCGCCTTTCACAGCCCGCCGGAATGGTGGGCAGAGTTCGCACCCGCTGTGCACCGCTGGGAAACCCTGATGGGCACTCCGGCGCCCATTCCGGTCGAGTTCGGCCCGCGTGGCGGACGTCGCCTCGCATCGGTTTTTGCCGAGTGGCTGATGGGTCTTCCCCGAGGGTGGATCACCCATATTCCGGGACTCAATCGGGCGAGGCAGCTTAAGGCGGCTGGTAACGGCGTCGTATCGCAGCAAGCCTTTACGGCCTACCTGCATCTACTGAACTACAAGGAGGAAACCAATGGGTAA
- a CDS encoding DNA cytosine methyltransferase translates to MTLWPSRLSSRLRGPGAVLGAPSYPRGKHIPILELCAGYGGIGRAVEALTGDRIRYVAEVDPYASLILATRYPHAPNIGDITQFDWSTLKDQVDVITAGFPCQDISNAGKRAGIHGERSGIWESVLGAVRILRPRLIFLENVSAIRNRGLAHVLGGLAESGYDARWCCFRASATGAPHMRDRWFCIATPIADSDSLRRIART, encoded by the coding sequence CTGACGCTGTGGCCGAGCCGACTTTCTAGCCGGCTGAGGGGTCCCGGGGCAGTCCTCGGGGCCCCTTCCTATCCGAGGGGGAAGCACATTCCGATTCTGGAGCTGTGCGCCGGATACGGGGGTATCGGCAGGGCTGTTGAAGCTCTGACCGGGGACAGGATCAGGTACGTAGCGGAAGTAGACCCGTACGCCTCGCTGATCCTGGCGACCCGGTATCCGCACGCGCCGAACATCGGCGACATTACACAATTCGATTGGTCCACGCTGAAAGATCAGGTGGACGTCATTACGGCAGGGTTCCCCTGTCAGGACATCAGCAATGCGGGGAAGCGGGCGGGGATTCATGGCGAGAGGTCGGGTATTTGGGAAAGCGTCCTCGGGGCCGTTCGCATTCTTCGACCACGGCTCATTTTCCTGGAGAACGTATCCGCCATCCGAAACCGAGGCTTGGCGCACGTACTCGGGGGCTTGGCCGAGAGCGGGTATGACGCAAGGTGGTGTTGCTTCCGAGCGTCCGCTACTGGAGCCCCCCACATGCGAGATCGCTGGTTCTGCATCGCCACCCCTATTGCCGACTCCGACAGCCTCCGACGCATCGCGCGGACCTGA
- a CDS encoding recombination directionality factor: protein MALRIFETDPNAKPKGSFSDDTVGRFHGGKQTDGIPVALSEWRVTTGDPEVADAIAQLMGGQAVETDSTSENFIEVLTTTNKVKVVLSGPSAVTSDLKLWNGSQLIHHCDGVEFLSPDEDRGMPCRCPALMEDRKAAAKTKRGPSPSISVLFRLAEDYELGLFRFQTGSWKLAEVLHEVENALEKVGGEALATIELELVEYTTKMGRDVSYRKPVIKVLKSWSDAVAEPTF, encoded by the coding sequence ATGGCACTTCGCATTTTCGAGACCGACCCTAACGCCAAGCCCAAGGGTTCGTTTTCCGATGACACCGTTGGTCGCTTCCACGGCGGAAAGCAGACGGACGGCATTCCCGTTGCTCTGTCCGAGTGGCGCGTGACTACCGGAGATCCGGAAGTTGCCGACGCTATTGCACAGCTCATGGGCGGACAGGCGGTGGAGACCGATTCCACGTCTGAGAACTTCATTGAGGTTCTGACGACCACCAATAAGGTCAAGGTCGTTCTTTCTGGCCCGAGCGCTGTTACGTCGGATCTCAAGCTGTGGAACGGTTCGCAGCTTATCCACCACTGCGACGGCGTGGAGTTCCTTTCCCCGGATGAAGATCGGGGTATGCCGTGCCGCTGCCCCGCTCTGATGGAGGACCGGAAGGCCGCTGCAAAGACGAAGCGCGGTCCGTCTCCGTCGATTTCTGTTCTCTTCCGTCTCGCCGAGGATTACGAGCTCGGGCTGTTCCGATTCCAGACGGGCTCTTGGAAGCTTGCGGAAGTTCTGCACGAGGTTGAGAACGCGCTCGAAAAGGTTGGGGGCGAGGCCCTGGCGACCATTGAACTTGAGCTGGTCGAGTACACGACGAAGATGGGCCGGGACGTGTCGTACCGAAAGCCTGTAATCAAGGTTCTCAAGTCCTGGTCTGACGCTGTGGCCGAGCCGACTTTCTAG
- a CDS encoding deoxynucleotide monophosphate kinase family protein: MSYRHVALMGRAGAGKDAAAARLVQRYQFTRVAFADPLRDAALGLDPIIGSEPTGYGPIPLRLSDAVRRHGWDRAKGAPEVRRTLQRLGESIRAHDPEHWIRLALAKVDVADRWGLPVVITDVRHVNEARALTRRGFLLVRVVRPGHQGPAGEDQRQHVSETALDGFLADAELINGGSLAELHSAADRLAVRR; this comes from the coding sequence GTGAGCTACAGGCATGTAGCCCTGATGGGTCGGGCGGGGGCCGGGAAGGATGCGGCTGCCGCCCGGCTCGTTCAGCGCTACCAGTTCACGCGGGTGGCGTTCGCCGATCCGCTGCGGGATGCCGCACTCGGGCTCGACCCGATCATCGGCAGCGAGCCGACCGGATACGGACCGATCCCGCTCCGCCTGTCTGACGCTGTACGGCGTCATGGGTGGGACCGGGCCAAGGGGGCCCCGGAAGTTCGGCGGACGTTGCAGCGGCTCGGGGAGTCAATCCGGGCCCATGACCCCGAGCACTGGATTCGCCTCGCCCTCGCCAAAGTAGACGTGGCGGATAGGTGGGGGCTGCCCGTGGTCATCACGGACGTACGGCACGTCAACGAAGCTCGGGCGCTTACCCGCCGGGGCTTTCTGCTCGTCCGTGTGGTCCGTCCCGGGCACCAGGGTCCAGCCGGCGAGGACCAGCGGCAGCACGTGAGCGAGACCGCCCTAGACGGGTTTCTCGCCGATGCCGAGCTCATCAACGGCGGGTCGCTCGCCGAGCTGCACAGCGCAGCCGACCGCCTCGCGGTACGGCGCTGA